The region AGATACTTGGAATGGGGGAATTGATTTTTCATTCTTTAAGCAAGAAAGATTATCCGGAAGTATTGATGTATATCAAAGAAAAACAACAAATCTTTTAGCAAAAGTTCCATTACCTGTAGGACAAGGTTTGACTAATGAATTTACTACAAATGTAGGTTCGCTTGAAAATAAAGGAGTTGAGCTTAATTTAACAGTAATCCCTGTAAAAACTGAGAATTTAAACTGGTCAGTTTCGGGAAATCTTGGGTATAATGATTCTAAAATATTAAGTTTAGGGGATGTTAGCTATTTTCCTGATAACTCAAGTACACTTCCTATAGGAACAGGGGTGAAAATTGCAAATAACGCAATAGGTTATCAACCTTATTCTGCTTGGGTGTTGCAACAAGTTTATGACGCAAACGGAAAGCCACTTGACCATGTGTACGTTGATAGAAATGGAGATGGGATTATCAATGAAAATGATAGATATTATAAAGCAATCAGACCAAGATGGACTTATGGTTTTAGTACTTCTTTAACTTATAAGAACTGGGATCTTAATGCTGCTTTCAGAGGGCAAATTGGTGGTTTGATTTATAATACTAGAAAATTAGCACAAGGTTTTAAAAGTTATACAGTTCCTCAAAATTCACAGAACTTAAATAACGTTCTTACTTCTACAGCAGATTCTCCATTTACTTTATCAGATAATCTTTATTTCTCGGATTATTTCTTGGAAGACGCTTCTTTTCTGAAATTGGATAATGTTACAGTGGGTTACTTATTTAAAAATGTATTTAAAAGTACCAATGTAAGAGTATATGCTTCTGTAAATAATGTTTATACGTGGACGAATTATTCAGGACAGGATCCTGAAAACTTCACGGGGATTGATAATAATTTTTACCCAAGACCAAGAACGTATACCATTGGATTTAACTTTAATTTTTAAAAAACGCTAAAAATGAAAAATACTAAATATAAAATACTGGCTCTTTTGACGTTCTTAGCTGTAAATACGGCTTGTATAGATGATTTGAACACGGAGCCTAAAGTAGAGCAAACATTAGAAAATCTTTTGGCCGCAGACCCAAATGCTGTAGAGGGTTTATTATCTAGATTATATGCAAGTTTTGCCCTTTCAAGTGTGGAGGGACCTGACAAATCGGATATTTCAGGGGCTGATCCGGGAGAATCACCATTTGTAAGAGGGTTAGTTAATCTACAAGATTTTACTGCCGATGATATGAAAAACAGATGGGGAGATAATGGGCTGGATCAGTTAACGACAACGACAAACTGGACTTCAAATAATAAATTCTTTAAATATGTATATGACAGAATTTATTATACTGTTCCTCAAGCAACAAACTTAATTCTTATCATGAAAAGTGATAAAGTTAATTATGCTAATAAAAACCAGGTTATAGATGAATTAAGATTCTTAAGAGCTTTATCTTATTATTACTTAGTTGATTTATTTGGAAAAGGAGTTTTGGTAACTAATGAAAACTTTAATACAACTGCTCTTTTACCGGAATCTTCTAGAAAAGATCTTTTCAATTACGTTGAAAGTGAATTACTGGCTATAGAATCTACTTTACCCGCAACAAATTCTTATGGGAGAGCTAATAAATCTTGTGTAAGAATGCTTTTAGCTAAATTATATCTGAATGCGGAGGTTTATACGGGAACAGCAAGGTATAATGATGCAGCTAATTATATCAATAAAGTTATAAATGAAGGTGGTTATCAGTTGGAATCTAATATCAGAAAGAATTTTTCTTCAGATAATAATACCTCTAAAGAAATTATTTTCCCACTTTTAGCGGATGCTGTTTCTAGCCAAAGTTTTGGTAATACAACATATCTTGTTAATGGGAGTATTAGTACCGAAACTATGGTTCCTGCAGATTTTGGTGCAGCTGAAGGATGGGCTGGTCATAGGGCTACAAAAGCATGGTATGGATTATTCGGAAATAGTATTGCAGATCTTCAGGCAAGTACAGATGCAAGAGCTAAACTGTTTTGGACTCAGGGGCACAACTGGGAAATGAACGACTATAAAACATGGGCAGATGGATTACCATCAGATAAATTTTGGAATAAAGATTCTAATGGAGTTGGAGGTGCAATAAAATTCTCATCAACAGATTTTCCATTATTTAGATTAGCTGATGCTTACTTAATGTATGCGGAATGTGCATTAAGGGGAGCAACGGGAACTACAGTGTCACAAGGTTTAGCATA is a window of Candidatus Chryseobacterium colombiense DNA encoding:
- a CDS encoding RagB/SusD family nutrient uptake outer membrane protein — protein: MKNTKYKILALLTFLAVNTACIDDLNTEPKVEQTLENLLAADPNAVEGLLSRLYASFALSSVEGPDKSDISGADPGESPFVRGLVNLQDFTADDMKNRWGDNGLDQLTTTTNWTSNNKFFKYVYDRIYYTVPQATNLILIMKSDKVNYANKNQVIDELRFLRALSYYYLVDLFGKGVLVTNENFNTTALLPESSRKDLFNYVESELLAIESTLPATNSYGRANKSCVRMLLAKLYLNAEVYTGTARYNDAANYINKVINEGGYQLESNIRKNFSSDNNTSKEIIFPLLADAVSSQSFGNTTYLVNGSISTETMVPADFGAAEGWAGHRATKAWYGLFGNSIADLQASTDARAKLFWTQGHNWEMNDYKTWADGLPSDKFWNKDSNGVGGAIKFSSTDFPLFRLADAYLMYAECALRGATGTTVSQGLAYVNLVRARAGATQLVSITLDGVLDERARELNFEGMRRQDLIRFGKFTGGTYLWPWKGGVKNGTSISDNYKVFPIPSSALQSNPNLTQNPGY